The Alnus glutinosa chromosome 3, dhAlnGlut1.1, whole genome shotgun sequence nucleotide sequence TGAAGCACCCTAGACCTTATAAGTTGCAATGGTTGAATGAATGTGGGGAGGTCAAGGTCAATAAGCAAGTTTTGGTGGCTTTTACCATTGGGAGGTATagtgatgaggtgctttgtgatgtagttcCTATGCATGCTGGCCATATTTTGTTGGGGAGGCCATGGCAGTATGATAGGAGGGTGATTCATGATGGGTTTACAAACAGGTACAACTTTGTGAAGGATGGAAAAACATTCAAGCTTGCTCCTTTAACCCCAAAACAGGTCTATGAGGACCAACTGAAGctgaaaagtgagattgagcaaaaaaaaaaagagtgaaaaagaaaatagagaggtgcttgagaataaagaaaagagagtggagccacgagagaaaaaagaaagaggacttGCAGAGAGAAAAGGGAAGGCAAAGATGAGTTTTTTATGCAAAGGAGAGTGAGGTTAAGAGGGCTTCTCAGCAGATCAgcctatgatttttcttgtttacaaagaatcttatcttaatcttgatgaaactaacCAATCTCTTCCTAGTTTGGCTCTTTCTTTGTTGCAAGAGTTTGATGATGTATTTCCGGAGGAGATGCCGAGTGGGTTGCCACCCATTAGAGGCATTGAGcaccaaattgatttcatacccggaGCAGTTATTCTAAACCGACCAGCCTATAGGAGTAATCCggaggagaccaaggagcttcaaaggcaagttgaagatttgttgagcaaggggtacgtgagggagagcatgagcccatgtgcagtaccagtgctactagtgccaaagaaggatgggactTGGAGGATGTGCATTGATTGCAGAGCGGTCAACAATATTACGGTAAAGTACCGTCATCCCATTCCtagattagatgatatgcttgatgaattgcatggctcatgtattttcagtaaaatagatcttaaaagtggatatcatcaaattagaatgaaagagggagatgaatggaaaacagcttttaaaactaaacatggactttatgaatggttggttatgccatttggacttaCAAATGCGCCTAGTACTTTCATGAGATTAATGAACCATGTATTACGTGCATTCATAGGCAAATTTGTAGTCGTGTACTTTGATGATATCTTAGTGTATAGCACGAACTTAGATGAACATATTGAGCATTTAAGATGTGTGTTAGATGTGTTGagatgtgaaaagttgtatgctaattttaagaaatgtaccttttgcatggaaaaagttgtttttcttggttatgttgttagttcaaaaggtattgaggtggatgaagaaaaagtaaaggctatcaaggagtggccaacgcctaaaAGCATCACTGAggtaagaagctttcatggtttagctagcttttataggcgttttgttaaggattttagcACCATTGTTGCACCACtcactgaaataattaaaaagaatgttgGATTTCATTGGGGGAGTGATCAAGCAAATGCATTTGCTACTATCAAAGAAAGGTTATGTTCTACACCTGTGTTAGCATTACCTGattttaacaaaacttttgagattgaatgtgatgcctcaagaataggaattggagccgttttaatgcAGGATAGGCGGCCCATAGCCTTCTTCAGTGAGAAGCTAAGTGGGGCAACCTtgaattaccccacttatgacaAAGAACTTTATGCTCTTGTTCGCGCTCTAGAGATGTGGCAGCACTACCTTTGGCCTAAGGAATTTGTGATCCACACCGATCATGAATCATTAAAGCATCTCAAGAGTCAAGGTAAATTAAATAAGCGACATGCTAGATGGATTGAATACATTGAGACCTTTCCCTATGTCATCcgttacaagcaaggtaaggaaaacATTGTTGCTGATACTTTATCGCGAAGGTATGTACTTCTTACTTCTCTGAGTGctaaaatgcttgggtttgaatATGTGAAAGACATGTATGTCAATGACGCTGATTTTTCTGATGTGTATATAGCGTGTGATAAAGCGGCATTTGGTAAGTTTTACAAGCATGATGgttatttgtttaaagaaagcaaattgtGTGTGCCAAATTGTTCAATGCGTGAATTATTGGTACGTGAGgcacatggtgggggattaatgggacattttggtgTGAGGAAAACCTTAGAAATTTTACATGAACATTTCTTTTGGCCTAGGATGAGAAGAGACGTCACCCGAATATGTGATAGGTGCATTATATGTCGCAAGGCCAAATCTAAGGTTTTACCACACGGGTTGTATACACCCTTACCCGTTCCCAGTGAGCCATGGGTAGACATATCTATGGACTTTGTTTTGGGGTTGCCTAGGACAAAAATAGGTAGTGATTCTATTTTTGTGATAATGGACAAATTTAGTAAAATGGCACATTTCATTCCATGCCATAAAACAGATGATGCTACCAACATAGctgatttgtttttcaaggaAATAGTGCGACTCCATGGTGTCCCTAGAAAtattgtttctgatagggatgttaaattccttagctacttttggaaggttttgtggggaaaattaggtaccaaacttttattttccattaCTTGTCATCCACAGACTGACGGATTGACTGAAGTAGTCAACAGGACTTTAACTCAACTCTTACGCACTGtcattcaaaagaatttgaaaacttgGGAGGACTATTTACCATTTatagagtttgcatataataggaCTATGCATACTACTACTTCTTAttctccatttgaaattgtttatggttttaatccaCTTACTCCTTTAGATTTGATGCCTTTACCTATTGATGACAGGAGTAGTTTGGATGGACACAGGAAGGCCGAATTGGTGAAGTCAATTCATGAGAGGGTACGACTTCAAATTGTgcagaagaatgaaaagtttgcttCCCAAGCCAATAAAGGGCGAAGGCGTGTCATCTTTGAACCAGGCGATTGGGTCTGGGTTCACATGCGCAAAAGAACGATTCCCAGCCCATAGAAGGACTAAATTGCATCCTCGCGGCGATGGACCTTTccaaatccttgagaaaattaatgataatgcttataaagtGGATCTTCCCGGTGAGTATAATGTCTCTGCTACTTTCAATGTTTCTGATCTTTCTCCCTATGATGCAGGTGACGATTCGAGGTCGaatccttttgaggagagggagaatgatgggccccatggtaggccgaatcttaaagatcccttacaagttccagatgggctaatcacaaagtcaagggcgaagaagatcaaggaggcaatgcaaggattggtgcaatccacttgggccgagtttgcaaatttatcgagcaagactccaacattcaagatgtgcttgaaagaagaaggaccaactttaattcatgtgatacaagcaacagatgggggcggcatagcctagtggtttcttgcaaactctttatttcactaagtataggcatatgggcttatttttatgtttctatggttgtaggcctttaagcctattattttattaagtggacttcttttattagctatagaagtgtagtttaggatattttgggcttgaagatgttcagcccatgtcttttaattgatgtaggccttagtagggttagggtttcatggagaggttttaaaaagacttgtagccgcatatgctagacaagttgattgtgaatgaagttttgttcttcatagaaaactttttcagttttctctacttgttcttgattgaactaagaacttatcaaaggcaaaccctttgtggcgttctcaccaaatctaggttcttgaaacaagatttcaacgggtctagattctttggacttgattcttggctttcttgggtagatttcaatttgtttgtgggttcaaaggggatttcatcctgcgggttcacatcattttgttttcaatatatatatatatagtgtcaaAACACTTGTTTTCAAGCCATAACGCTATTTGTTATTCTATTAGtttttttgcaagaaaaaaATACTCTGAAGTCTCGATAGCTCTCATTCACTATGAAAAATTTAAGGGTTATTCTATTAGTCTTCGTTCTTGAAAGTGCGTCCTTAACAAAGATAGAAACTATAATCTAATTCTGGGAGGTTGCATGTCAAGAGAACCGATCGCACCGAGTTATATACTCTGGGAgcacgaatcaacctttaaggacaacgcttttgcgtgattctatagcattgtgagatctttccttttttttttttttttaattttaatctattgtactatatttattttattattattatttcgaattaatatggtctagtatcaacaagaatattttcaaccaattatttatttgattgttaattttagattgatattattttatttcaacaagaattttgtgcaccaACCAAAAATTATTTCCTACAATCTTAGAGGTTGATTCTATTGATGGTTGCAAGAATATTTTGATTAGGACCAGAACAGTATTATTTAAACTTATGAGAAGTCAAATACTATTAGAGTTTACGGTATGTAATTCGCATACAAGAATGATGAAATCAATTCTTGGGTGGAAAGATAAAGACTTTGTTGGGGAAAAATATCTGATAATTGATTCATTTGTcataagaaaattttaatttcatgtGTAGGTAATggaagtgaaaatattttgattaaaagagTTTTCGATTATTTGAACTcaaatttgtgttatttaatttatttgtcaaaTAACATTTTCTTGTTGGGTCACTAATGTCGCAATAAAAGTTGTGCCTTTTATAGATTTTTAGAACTTACCAATTTCTATTGTGTCGTGCTGAATTTATCGGAGAACATTCATGTCGATTAATAATAACCAAAGTGAGTATTACCCatgttgtaaagaaaaaaaagaaaagaaaaaggcattGCTAATTATGTGCAAAGAATATCACTTTGCTGAAGATTCTTGGAGGTAAGCACATGGTAGAAGGAAGACATGAGTGTATGCTGAATTGATCGGTTTTTATGACACCTAGTTGGTGTGTGGTGACTTAGCCTATTTTGGAggatcttggagtaaaactgtTGGCTCCTCTGTGAATTATTAAATTATGTTTCACatgccttgatttgtttttaagaGATGATATacaatttcatttattaaaaaaataaaattgataaagGTGCTTCTTGATTGAATTAAAACTGGAGGAAATTTATAATTACATGAATATTGTATATGATAAGCAGCATATGTTGATTGAtctatttgaaaaaagaaatagcatATAACACTCATGCTAAGATATGGCATGCTAGATTAGCATGAGTACTTGAAAAGAATTTGCTACTTTTTCATCTATATTATTTAGCTCTCAAGTTTTTTTGACAcgttgaatagtaataaaatagaTGTGATTATTGATGTCACCTATTGAAGCTCATTTaacatctaatttttttatcatatcGTAAGATTGATACCAATGACGCATTTATAACAGAGAGCTAGTACTAGGTGATTATTATATGATTGAGCCTAATACTTTGCATATTTACTGGGGCTTAAGTTGAAAAGATTTTCTTTTACTATCTTGATAGAACTTGGAAAAATTGTTATAAGCAGTAATAATTATTTAGTGAAGTTCTTTAGAAAATCGCAAGTTGTGattagtattatatatatatatatatatatatatatatatatatatatatatatatatatatatatatatatatatatatatatatatcaatgctTCAGAAAACTCTCAATTTGGAGAAAAGAAAGtttagagaaaagaaagaagagaaaatgatatatcatactTAGAGAAATATGAGCTAATGAAAGTCACATTTTTTAAAGCACTTGTGTGctgttaatgaatatttattttcttgttcttacttggtttattcattaatatttggtatgattgatttatatatataaatcttgaTTACATCaagtaaatgaaaagaaattatgAATGCTATAATTGTTAGTTTTGGCCTATCCACCAACGTATGGGGGAAGCAATTTTTTTGGCTGGTCACATTCATAATAAAGtgtttcatcaaaaaaattggtaaaatttcttatgaaatttgaaaAGATAGTAAGCCTGGCATAGAATATCTCAAAGTGTGGGGGTGTTTGGCAAATGTTATGTTACTTGAGCGTAAAATGAGGAAACTTAGTTCTAGAACTTATGATTGTGcttagggatgtaatcgagccgagccgagtcgagtttaaAGATTTCAAgattggctcgtttatgagtcgagcctaaataaTCGAGatcgaattcgagccgagctataaatttcatgttcaagctcagctcgtttaaaactcgagcgagctcgagctcaagttcgagttcgttgaaaataacatttgagccgagccgggttacttgacaagctcggctcaactaatACTTGaggtaaactattaaattttttaatgagtgatcaaagcagaattcaagcccaagtttatgaacaacctctatgcatttattaataacataaatatataatatgaaactatataaggcatattataaaatatagtacataactatagtttataagtaacaaattaacaatatgttattatatataactagagagtataaactatggtatatgtataatgtgataaatagtaagtctaatatattctatataactaagtaactataatataagtataatatataactattgttaaccatgtgtgatgtgatatatatgctaactatttaatattgttatatactaactattaataacttaatatgttaatttaacatactaaatattgttattaaagtattataattaatacgtaatactatatatattatactatatttactatttactaatatatatgtaagatatgaacgagctaacgagtcggacTAACGAGCAGAGCGAGCGATCTGGTTGAACTTTAAACAAGCTGAGCTCACGAGTCCCTATTGAGTTTTGTCAAACGAGTCGGGTATGAATCACTTACTAATTGAgtgggtttctacagtaacaatcgagtttctacagtatcaaGCTTGAGTTCGGATCaggctaaaccgagcgggtatcgagcAAGTTGTCGAACGGaatggtttatttacatccctaaatTTGTGCTTTTATTGGTTATGCTTGCAATAGTTCATGCTATAGATTACTTATTATCAAAAGTGATGTTTTAGATTACAAtactattatttaatctaaaaatGCTATTTTCTTTGAGCATGTGTTTCCTTTGAAAAATAAGGAACAATTATTGCATGAATCTTCTGTTGCTTCTAATAAATTCGTTGATGATGCAAGATTTGAGAAGTAGTAAGCGAGctagaaaagaaaggaatttcggaatgttttattgcttatatTGTTAATGATGATCCAACATATTATATTGAAGCAATTAAATCTATTTGATGCAATTGTTTTAGTTAGAGACTATAAATAATGAATTGGAATCGATAATGTCTAACCATACTTGGGAACTTGTTAAATTACCTCCTAAAGCCAAACCAATTGGTTGTATATGGATGTTTAAGAAAAAGCTTAAACCAAatgatataataaataaatacaaggcACGTTTAGTGGCTAAAGGCCATAAGCAAATGCGacatgttaattatttttataccaaTTCTTTGGTTACTAGAATTTATCTATTAGAATATTGTTTGCCATTGCTTCAATTTATAAACTTATTGTACATTGAATGGATgtcaaaattgtttttatgaatAGTGAAGAGATTTATGTGGAGCAACCCAAGGGACTTGTAATTCCCAGTCAAGAATACAAAGTGTTTAAATTGGTGAAATCCTTGTTGGATTAGAGCAAGCTCTTAAACAATGGCATGAAAAGTTTGACAATGTGACATTGGCTAATGCATATTTGATTAATAGTGCAGGTAAATGCATAACAAGTTTTAAAATAATGAATGTgtcattatttgtttatatatatatatatatatatatatatatatatatatatatatatatatatatagacttgcTTATTTTTGAACTAGCATTGATGTTGTGCTAAAGCTAAAAGATTTCTTGCATCTAATTTTAATATGAAAGATATGGGTAAAGCTAATGTCATTTTGGACATTTAAGTTATTAGAGATAAAGAttgcattatttaattttagacaCATTATGTTGAAAAGATGCTTAAAATATTCGACCACTTTAATCAGTCTATGTCACACCAAATGATTCAAAAATACACTTAGTTAAGAATTACAGTGATGGTTTGCAAGAAAAAAATATGCACAAATCATTGGTATCTTTATGTTTTGACAAATTGTATATGCCatgatattgtatatgttgttGGCAAATTGAGTAGATTTACTCAAAATCCTGGTGTTGAGTATTGGGGTGCTATCAATAAATTGTTGAGATAATTAAAAGGTGTAATTAATTTTGGATTGTCATATTGTGGTTATCCTACTATATTGAAAGGACATTGTGATGCTAATTGGATTTTTGATTCAGATGAGCAAAGCCTACTAGTGGTTATGTGTTTACTCTGACTGAATGAGCTATTTTTTAGAAGTCCTCAAAATAGACTTGCATAGCAAGGTTTACTATGGAGTTAAAGTTAGTTGCCTTGAAGAAGGTA carries:
- the LOC133863267 gene encoding LOW QUALITY PROTEIN: uncharacterized protein LOC133863267 (The sequence of the model RefSeq protein was modified relative to this genomic sequence to represent the inferred CDS: substituted 2 bases at 2 genomic stop codons): MTDSEDDSDEMPELVNASDDDGVEYPVEGESLVARRALNTQIKIDDMEQQRENIFHTRCYVNNKVCSMIIDGGSCTNVASTTLVEKLSLPLLKHPRPYKLQWLNECGEVKVNKQVLVAFTIGRYSDEVLCDVVPMHAGHILLGRPWQYDRRVIHDGFTNRYNFVKDGKTFKLAPLTPKQVYEDQLKLKKKKERGLAERKGKAKMSFLCKGEXGXEGFSADQPMIFLVYKESYLNLDETNQSLPSLALSLLQEFDDVFPEEMPSGLPPIRGIEHQIDFIPGAVILNRPAYRSNPEETKELQRQVEDLLSKGYVRESMSPCAVPVLLVPKKDGTWRMCIDCRAVNNITVKYRHPIPRLDDMLDELHGSCIFSKIDLKSGYHQIRMKEGDEWKTAFKTKHGLYEWLVMPFGLTNAPSTFMRLMNHVLRAFIGKFVVVYFDDILVYSTNLDEHIEHLRCVLDVLRCEKFIT